The genomic stretch TCCGGTTCCATAGTCGAACTCGCGGAAGCGTGCGGGTGGCTTTGGAATACTTACCCGTCCGCGAGGGCGGCCGTGGCCGACCCGTCGGACTGTCGGCAGGCACACGTCCAAGAACACAATGGCAGATGTAAATGGCCTGTTCTCGCGACCGAGCGCAGCGGTCGGCTTCGCAGCTTTGGCTGCGGTCGTTTTCTCGGCGGCGTTCGCTTTTGCCGGAACACCGCGCGGAGATGCCGGGGTCACCGCGGCGAGACTGCCGGCGGAAGGCACGCTCGAACCGTTTCTGGGCGAGCCGCGGTTCGACACGCAGCAGGTGTTTTCGGGCGACCGGTTCCCCAATGTGGTGGTCGCAACGGATGGCACGGTGCTGGCGGTCTGGGGCGGCGTGAGGGTGCGCCGCAGTGAAGACGGCGGCAAGACCTGGGGACCCGAAATTCTGGTCGGAAAGGGCCACATGGGCGGCGGCGTCACTGTAAACGAGGCCAACGGAGAAATCTTCGCCTTTGTGGGCAAGGCGCATCCCCCGACCACGGAGACCGTCTACCGCAGTCAGGACAACGGCAAGAACTGGGCGGCCGTGGAGGTGGAGATCAAGCCGGACAGCAAGGGCAACAAGCCGGAGATGCACATGAACGAGCACGGCATCACCCTGCGCCACGGCAAGCACAAGGGCCGACTGCTGCGGCCCGCACGCTGGTACGCCGCCGGAAACAAGGGGTCCGAGTGGCCGAACCACTACACGACCGCCATCTACAGCGACGACGGCGGCAAGACCTGGCTCACCACCGCCCCGTTCCCGGCCTTCGGCACCGGCGAGGCAACCGTGGCCGAACTGTCCGACGGGCGGATCTACTACAACTCCCGCCGCCATTGGGCGCCGGAGGGCGTCGACAACCTCAGGCGCTGGACCGCCTGGAGCGACGACGGCGGGGCAACCTGGAAGGATCTGGCGAACTGCACGGTGCTCCCTGACGGGCCGCAGAACACCGGCTATGGCTTGATGGGTGGCCTGGTCCGCTTGCCGATCGAGGGCAAAGACATCCTGATCTTCAGCAACTGCGAAAGCCCCGGCGGCCGCGACCACGGGACCGTCTGGGCCAGCTTCGACGGCGCCAAGACCTGGCCGATCAAGCGCCTCATTACACCAGGCGCCTTTGCCTACTCTTCGCTCAATGCCGGTCGCCCCGGGACGAAGAGCGAAGGCTGGATCTACCTCCTGTACGAAGACGGCGGTGCCCAAATGGCCCGGTTCAACCTGAACTGGCTACTGCAGGGCGAGAAGACGGGCGACGGCGAAACGCCGAAAGGGCTGTCGAAAACGCCATAGCGCGCCGGCTCGTCAATGTGACCGAACGCAACAAGCAACCGGCGTTCGAGTTCATCGACGGCGTCATCCTGCAGGGTGAAACCGACCCGTCGAAGGCCCTGGAACGCGCGTTCGAGACCAAGCCGGAACTCATTTACCTCCTGGCCGACGGTGAGTTTGACCGGGTGATTGTCGGGCTGGTCAAGCGACGCAATGCCGCCGGCAAGGTCAAGGTCCACACTATCGGTTTCCTCTATAGCATGGGCGAGCAGGTGCTGAAGCAGATTGCCGAACAGAACGGCGGCCAGTATAAATAAGTTCGTGTCGGAAAAGGACCTGCCGGACCTGATGAAATAGCCGCGCCATGCAGAGAGCGTCGTGAAAAGCGCGTGGAAAATCGGACTCTTGGTTGTCGCGATCGCCCTGCCGCTCCTCGCGGCACCGCCCAACTCCAGCCCTGAGCCTCTCGCCGTTCAATCCGCAATTTTACCCTCCGAAGCCTTGGCGAAGGAGGGCCGCAATCCGCCCTTCGACCTTGCGCGTTCGAGGCTAACGATTTGCCGCTCGGCCTCTGGGACCTCGTCGTCGAGACCCCCTGGGGCCGCCTCGAAGGCGTGGACATGACCCCTATCCTCTCGGAGTACGACGCCCTCATCCCCGCGGAGTACCGCACCGAGGACCTGGGCCTCCCGGCGAAGGGCGCGTTCACCGCAGAGGACCGCCGATGGATCGAACGCCAGGTCCTCGAGGTCAAACGCTACGAGAGCCGCGTGCGAATCCTCGCCCT from Planctomycetota bacterium encodes the following:
- a CDS encoding sialidase family protein, translated to MADVNGLFSRPSAAVGFAALAAVVFSAAFAFAGTPRGDAGVTAARLPAEGTLEPFLGEPRFDTQQVFSGDRFPNVVVATDGTVLAVWGGVRVRRSEDGGKTWGPEILVGKGHMGGGVTVNEANGEIFAFVGKAHPPTTETVYRSQDNGKNWAAVEVEIKPDSKGNKPEMHMNEHGITLRHGKHKGRLLRPARWYAAGNKGSEWPNHYTTAIYSDDGGKTWLTTAPFPAFGTGEATVAELSDGRIYYNSRRHWAPEGVDNLRRWTAWSDDGGATWKDLANCTVLPDGPQNTGYGLMGGLVRLPIEGKDILIFSNCESPGGRDHGTVWASFDGAKTWPIKRLITPGAFAYSSLNAGRPGTKSEGWIYLLYEDGGAQMARFNLNWLLQGEKTGDGETPKGLSKTP